The sequence GGAGGTGGCCCACGGGCAAGCCCGTTACCAGGGGCTTCCCCTCGGGCAGGAGCTCCCGGACGCGGTCCGCCACCCGAGTGGGCCGCTCGCCCTCTCCCATGCCGGTGAATCCGCCCAGGAGGACGCCGGAGGCCCGCTCGAACCATCCCGCCCCGTGAAGGTGCGTGAGGAGTCGGTCCAGCCGGTAGAGGCGCTCGCCCACGTCTTCCAGGAACAGCCAACGATCCACGAGGGCCGGCTCCCACGGCGTGCCCACGAGCACCGACAGGACGGAGAGGCACCCACCGAAAACGGGCCAGGGCCCCGCCTTCGCCTTGGGGCCCCGGCCCGGCAAGGGCCGGGGTCGCCCCGCGAGGGCGGACCAGAGGGGCGGGAGGCGGCAGACGCCGGGGCGGGCCAGCTCCTGCACGGAGGGGGCGTAGAGCAGGCGGTGGCGACGCTGGCCCCAGGCGAAGAGGGCGGTGGCGTCGGAGAAGCCCGCCAGGATTTTTCGCGGACCCGCCTCGCTTGCCTGGGGGAGGCCCGCGAGGATCCGGGTGGTGCCGTAGCCGCCGCGGGCGAACCAGACCACGTCCGCGAGAGGGTCTTCCAGGGCCTCGCGCAGGTCGGCCAGGCGCTCGGCGTCGGTGCCCGAGAGGTATCCGCGGCGTCCTCGGGCGTGGGAGCCGGTGCGGACGTCGAACCCGCGTCCGGCAAGCACCGCGAGGCCCGCTTCGAAGTCATCGGGGGAGACCGGACCCGCCGGGGCCACGACCCGGATTTGAAGCCTCTTCTTTCCCTCGCTACCGTCCATGGCCGGAGCATACCACGCTGCCCGCGTCTTTCGGGGGGCGAAGGGGCGCCCCAGGGACGCCCTGTCCGATCCGGAGAAGGGGCCCGGAGCGTCCCTCGCGGGGTGGACCGTCTCGGCGCCGTGGGGTTCGCCCTTCGGCGCGGCCTCGGTCGGCTTGACTTGGATGGGGACCAGAGGGTACCATCATGGGCGCCGTATGGGCTCGGTGCCCCTGTAGCTCAGCCGGTAGAGCAGAGGACTGAAAATCCTTGTGTCGGTGGTTCAATTCCGCCCGGGGGCACCACTTCTAACCTTTTCCCTAGCAAGCACTTAGAGAGAGTCAAGCCTCACCCCCTCCGGGGGCGGTCTCTCGGCCCGTGCAGGTTTCGTGCAGGTTGGGATCTTCGGTCAGGGTGTCCACGGCCCTTCTCAAGTTCTCGTCGGCAAGGTGGGCGTACCGGAGAACCATCGTCAAGGTGGAGTGCCCCAGGAGGTCCTTTACAGTGAGGAGCCCCACCCCCCGCTGAACGAGTCGGGAAGCAAAGGTGTGCCGGAGGGTGTGCCAGGTGACGCCCTCCAAGCCGAGACGCCGAACCGTCCGCCGGACGATCTGAACGAGCGAGGCCTGCCGCGTCCGGGCCAGGACGGGGAAGACGGGGGCCTCGGGGGAGAGGGCGCGGGGTTGGGACTTCAGGGCGGCCAGGGCCGCGACGTTCAAGGGGACGTGTCGCGTCCGCTTGCTCTTGGTCTTGTCCGCCGTCAAGGTGATCGTGCGGCGCGCGAGGTCCACCTGGCCCCATGTCAAGGTGAGGAGTTCCATTTGCCGGAGTCCGGTGTTCAGGGCGAAGTCGAAGGCGGGACGCACCCACTCCGGGAGGGCCGCCCGCAGGACCTTCTCCTCCTCCGCGGAGAGGAACCGCTCCCTCCGGTTGTCGGGGTGAAAGAGTTTGACGGGCCGGGTGGGGTCAGCTTTGCAGAGTCCCCACGCTTGGGCCAGGGAGAAGAGGCGCTTGAGGCGGGACAGGTCGTAATCGGCGGTCCTCTTGCCCACCGTGGCGAGGCGTCCGTTCCGGTAAGCCTCAATGTCGGCCGGCGAGATCTCGTCCAAGGTCCGCCCTTCGAACCGCGGGTGACGCAGCCACCGTGCGACGAATTGCCGGTCCCGTATCCAGGTGCCCGGCGCCAAGTTGGATTTTCCCCATGTGAGGAAGTCTTGGGCGGCCCTTTCGAAGGTGACTCTCGGGGTTGCCTCTTTCTCCAGGTAGCGCCCCTCGGCGATTTCCGCGCGGATCTTCGAGAGACAGGCGCGGGCGATGGCGTAGTTGGGGGCGGTCATTCGATGGTAGCGGCCGCGGAACGTCCAGGAGTAGCGCCAACGTCCATCGGCCAATTTCTTGATTCCGCGCTCTCTTCGCGCGGCTTTGGGTTTCTCCATCCGGCCTCCTTTCGCTCCGAAAGCGCCCGGCCGGGGCCCCGTGCCCGGCGGCGCGGTGTTCGCTTTGAGTTCGGCCGCCTCAGCGGCCTGGGGGAAGGTCTGCATTCTGTCACTTCCCCAACGTGGTGAGGGCCGCGAGTAGAAGCCCGCGCGCCGCTGTTGCAAGAGGCTCCCCCGTCTCGCTTGCATATTCCACGAGGCGGGCCTTCTCCGACGGAGTGAAGGACACAATCAGGCGCTCGGTCCTCGTGGGCTCGGGAGCCGGGAGGGCCGCCCGCAGGGCCGCGGCGGCCGCCCTCGCTTTCGCCAGCCGGTCTTTCTTGTCCTCGCTCATGGTTCCTCCATGCGGGGCTTATACGCAGTATAAGCCCTCTGTGTCAAGAGTGCAAGGGGCACGCGATAAGAGAGTGTCCGATAATAATCATTATGTCAAATCGTATCCTGTTCATTTTAAAAGACGAAGGCCATTTTCGGCCCATTCTTGGCCCTTCCGAACCTTCCGAAAGTGCCCCACCCCCATATCTTGGGGTGGGGGTCCAAGCCCGTGAGAGGCCCCAGGACGGGCGGGGGCGTGTCCAACCCTCGTCCGTCCCGTTCCGCGAATCCTGGGGCCAGCCATGAAGCCGGGGAGGCATCGGAACGCGGGCCCGGTCATTCGAACCTCGCGCGCTCGGTGTTCAACCGGATCTCCAGGGGCTCACCTCCGACGCGGCCGCCCCGGTTCTTCGCCACCCGAAGCTCAGCCCGGTCCGTCATGCGGCCCTCGGCCCGCTTTCTGTGGAGGAGGAGGACCGTGTCCGCTGCCTCTTCGATCCCGCCCGACTCCTTCAGATCCCGCAGATCAGGCCTTTCGGCCTCCCTGGCGCGGCGGAGCTGAGACAAAGCGAGGACGGCGAGGGCTCCCCCGCCGGCGCCGTCCAGGGCCACTTGCTTGCAGAGGTTCGCCACTTCCTTGACCTCCAAGGCGCGCGTCTCAGTCCGCCCCCCGCTCTGCACGAGCTGAAGGTGATCCACGACCACGAGCCCGAGAGGGCGGCCAGCCCGCTCCAGGCGTCCCCGCGCCTTCTGGATCATGCGGGGGATCCGGCGCGCCGGCACCCCCGCGGCGTTTACGATCAAGAGCCCATCGGGGGGCTCCCACGCGAGAAGGCCCTTCCCCTCACTCTCGGTGAGGGTCCGGCGTTGCACCTTCCACCAGGGAGCCGCCTCCTCCATGACGGCCGCCCTCTCCAACAGCTCCTCGGGCGTCATTTCGAAAGACAGGTACAGGCAACCCACCGCGGCCCGCGCGGCCGTCAAGGCGAGCTGCAGGGCCAAGAGCGTCTTTCCTTCACCCGTCCCCGCGCCGATCACCCAGAGGCGGCCCGGCCGGAGCCCAGGACGGAGTTCTTCGTCTAGGTCTGAGACCCCGAAGCCGAGCCCACGGGGGCCACTCTTCGCGGCCATGTCCCGATTGATCTCCAGAAGGCACCGCGTCCAAACTTCCGCGGGCGCCTCCAGGACCCCCGCCGCTCCCACAGGCCCCGCGGTCTCCAGGGCGTCAATCTGCCCGAAGAGGTCCTCCAAGGCCCCCCGAGCGATCCGCTCCCCTTCGAAATCCCCGGCCGCCGTCGCCCGGTCCAGGTCCTGCAAAAGCCGGCGTTGCCGGTCTCCGAGGGAGGCGCGACGGAGGGTCCGGGCCCATCCCTCCACGGCCGAATCCGGCGCCTGCACCACGTCGGCCACGATCCGCCCCACGATTTCACCCATGCCGCCGAGGCGCTCCAGGATGTTCTCAGGATCTTCCTCCTGGAGCGTGTCCAAGACCGCCACGGAGTCCACGGGGAGCCCGGCCCGGTTCCGACGTTGGAGGAGGGCCCAGAGGGCCCTCCGGCCCGGGTGGGAGAAGTCTGAGGCGTGGAGAAGGGCCAGGGTCTCCGCGGGGTCCCGGCCGTAAAGGACGCGATCCTGAAGGCGGGCCTCCAGGTTCCACCGCTCGGCCTCGGTCAGCCGTTCCGCGCGCGGGGGGTTCATGCTTCCCCCTCTAGGCGAAGCGCTCGTCTTAGGTCGTCGAAGGCGGCCAGCACTTCCGGCGGGGGGCCGGACGGATAGCAGGCCGGGCGGAGACGGTAATGGGCTGCATCGAGAACCCGCCGCCGGTCTCTCTCGGGGATTTCCTGCCCCTTGTAAAAGGCGGCCTTCTCGGCGAGGTAGGCAATGTCACGCCGGACTTGTTCAGGGTCGATTTCATTCTCTTGTGAGGGGTGGTTCAGCGCCGGAGGCGCAAGCTCTTTTCTTTCTTCTTTACT is a genomic window of Acidobacteriota bacterium containing:
- a CDS encoding LD-carboxypeptidase — translated: MDGSEGKKRLQIRVVAPAGPVSPDDFEAGLAVLAGRGFDVRTGSHARGRRGYLSGTDAERLADLREALEDPLADVVWFARGGYGTTRILAGLPQASEAGPRKILAGFSDATALFAWGQRRHRLLYAPSVQELARPGVCRLPPLWSALAGRPRPLPGRGPKAKAGPWPVFGGCLSVLSVLVGTPWEPALVDRWLFLEDVGERLYRLDRLLTHLHGAGWFERASGVLLGGFTGMGEGERPTRVADRVRELLPEGKPLVTGLPVGHLRGKMPLPLEAPAFWDGAALRFPPSKPE
- a CDS encoding site-specific integrase, with the translated sequence MEKPKAARRERGIKKLADGRWRYSWTFRGRYHRMTAPNYAIARACLSKIRAEIAEGRYLEKEATPRVTFERAAQDFLTWGKSNLAPGTWIRDRQFVARWLRHPRFEGRTLDEISPADIEAYRNGRLATVGKRTADYDLSRLKRLFSLAQAWGLCKADPTRPVKLFHPDNRRERFLSAEEEKVLRAALPEWVRPAFDFALNTGLRQMELLTLTWGQVDLARRTITLTADKTKSKRTRHVPLNVAALAALKSQPRALSPEAPVFPVLARTRQASLVQIVRRTVRRLGLEGVTWHTLRHTFASRLVQRGVGLLTVKDLLGHSTLTMVLRYAHLADENLRRAVDTLTEDPNLHETCTGRETAPGGGEA
- a CDS encoding DnaB-like helicase C-terminal domain-containing protein; translation: MNPPRAERLTEAERWNLEARLQDRVLYGRDPAETLALLHASDFSHPGRRALWALLQRRNRAGLPVDSVAVLDTLQEEDPENILERLGGMGEIVGRIVADVVQAPDSAVEGWARTLRRASLGDRQRRLLQDLDRATAAGDFEGERIARGALEDLFGQIDALETAGPVGAAGVLEAPAEVWTRCLLEINRDMAAKSGPRGLGFGVSDLDEELRPGLRPGRLWVIGAGTGEGKTLLALQLALTAARAAVGCLYLSFEMTPEELLERAAVMEEAAPWWKVQRRTLTESEGKGLLAWEPPDGLLIVNAAGVPARRIPRMIQKARGRLERAGRPLGLVVVDHLQLVQSGGRTETRALEVKEVANLCKQVALDGAGGGALAVLALSQLRRAREAERPDLRDLKESGGIEEAADTVLLLHRKRAEGRMTDRAELRVAKNRGGRVGGEPLEIRLNTERARFE